The Rhinolophus ferrumequinum isolate MPI-CBG mRhiFer1 chromosome 19, mRhiFer1_v1.p, whole genome shotgun sequence genome has a segment encoding these proteins:
- the LOC117011810 gene encoding LOW QUALITY PROTEIN: pre-mRNA-splicing factor SPF27-like (The sequence of the model RefSeq protein was modified relative to this genomic sequence to represent the inferred CDS: substituted 1 base at 1 genomic stop codon) codes for MAGTGLVAGEAVVDALPYFDQGYEAPGVREASAALVEEETRRYRPTKNYLSYLTAPDYSAFETDIMRNEFERLAARQPIELLSMKRYELPAPSSGQKNDITAWQECVNNSMAQLEHQAVXIENLELMSHHGCNAWKVYNENLVHMIEHAQKELQKLRKHIQDLNWQRKNMQLTAGSKLREMESTWVSLVSKNYEIERTIVQLENEIFQIKQQHGEANKENIRQDF; via the coding sequence ATGGCGGGTACGGGGTTGGTGGCCGGAGAGGCCGTGGTGGATGCGCTGCCGTATTTTGACCAAGGCTATGAAGCACCTGGTGTGCGGGAAGCGTCTGCGGCGCTGGTAGAGGAGGAAACTCGCAGATACCGACCTACCAAGAACTACCTGAGCTACCTGACAGCCCCGGATTATTCTGCTTTTGAAACTGACATAATGAGAAATGAATTTGAAAGACTGGCTGCTCGGCAACCAATTGAATTGCTCAGTATGAAACGATATGAACTTCCAGCCCCTTCCTCGGGTCAGAAAAATGACATTACTGCATGGCAAGAATGTGTAAACAATTCTATGGCCCAGTTAGAGCATCAAGCGGTTTGAATTGAGAATCTAGAACTAATGTCACATCATGGATGCAATGCCTGGAAAGTATATAATGAAAATCTGGTTCATATGATTGAACATGCACAGAAAGAACTCCAGAAGTTAAGGAAACATATTCAGGATTTAAACTGGCAGCGAAAGAATATGCAACTCACAGCTGGATCTAAATTAAGAGAAATGGAGTCAACTTGGGTATCTCTGGTCAGTAAGAATTATGAGATTGAAAGGACTATTGtgcaattagaaaatgaaatctttcaaATTAAGCAGCAACATGGAGAGGCCAACAAAGAAAACATCCGACAAGACTTCTGA